GTTTGGAGCAATAACGCCCATCCCGCCAGTATTAAGACCGGTGTCACCATCGTGAGCGCGTTTGTGATCTTGAGATGAAATCATTGGGATGCAAGTTTTTCCATCACAGAAGGAAAGAACACTAACTTCAGGCCCTGTCAAAAACTCCTCAACGACAATCTTGTTTCCAGCATCGCCAAAATGTTTGTCAACCATGATTTCCTGGATGCCACTCAAAGCCTCTTTTTTTGTTTGGCAGATTAAAACACCTTTACCAAGAGCAAGCCCGTCAGCTTTCAACACGACAGGAAACTTCTCAAGGGAATTGATGTAGCCAAAAGCCGCTTGGGCATCATCAAATGTTTCAAAAGCAGCTGTTGGAATGTTATATTTTTTCATCAAATCTTTAGAAAATGCTTTGCTAGCCTCAATTCTTGCAGCATGTTTATCGGGCCCAAAAGCAGGAATGCCAACTTCGGCCAAAGCATCGACCATGCCTAATGCTAGTGGATCATCTTGCGCAACAATTACATAATCAATTTCGTTATCTTTAGCGAATTTCACCATCGAATCTACATCTGTAGATGCGATAGGTTCAATTTTTGCGTCGTATGAAATTCCGCCATTGCCTGGTGCACACCAAATCTCGTCAACACCATCACTTTTCTTCAAAGCGCGAATGATAGCATGCTCCCTGCCGCCGCCGCCAACTACTAAGATTTTCATAATGTCTCCTAAATGCGTGAATTAATGATGAAACAAACGAATTCCACAGAATGCCATTGCTATTCCAAAACGATTGCAAGTATCAATCACCTGCTGGTCTCGGATTGATCCACCAGGCTCCACTATAGCAGTAACGCCAGATCTTTGTGCACGCTCAATATTGTCTCCAAACGGGAAAAAAGCGTCACTAGCAAGTGACACTCCGCTCACATGAGAAAGATACTCTTCTTTTTCTTCTTTAGTTAAAGGTTCAGGTTTAGAAGTAAAAGTTTCACTCCAAACTTCCTCTCCAATAACATCTTCTGGATGATCGCCTAGGTAAACATCAATTGCATTGTCGATGTTTGGCTTTGCTACATCATCTCTAAAAGGCAAGTTTAGGACCTTATCCATGTGACGAAGCTGCCAATAATCAGCTTTATTACCAGCCAAACGCGTGCAGTGAATTCTAGACTGCTGACCAGCCCCAACACCAATCGTTTGCCCATCTTGAACATAGCACACTGAATTCGATTGAGTGTATTTCAAGGTTATTAAAGCGATGATGAGGTCACGTTTTTGCTCGTCGCTAATGTTTTTATTCTCAGTAACGATGCTAGACAGCATTGTTACGGCATTTATTTCTAAATCTTGTCTTCCCTGCTCAAAAGTCACTCCAAATACGCTTCGTTTTTCTTGCTTTGCAGGAACATAGTCAGGGTCAATTTTTACAACGTTATAGTTTCCCTTTTTCTTAGATTTTAGAATTTCTAGCGCTTTATCTTCATATCCAGGGGCGATAATTCCATCGCTGACTTCGTGTTTTATGAGCATTGCCGTTGGCACATCGCAAACATCAGATAGTGCAATCCAGTCACCAAATGAAGACATTCTGTCAGCCCCACGAGCACGAGAATAGGCACAAGCAAGTGGTGAGAGTTCCGCATCTTTGTCGACATGATACATTGCACGCAAAGAGTCATCTAAAGCAAGACCAATGGCTGCACCTGCTGGCGAGACGTGCTTAAAACTGGTAGCAGCAGGAATTCCTGTTGCTTCCTTTAAATTGCGAACTAACTGCCATGAATTAAAAGCATCTAAAAAATTGATGTAACCAGGGTGTCCATTTAAAATGTCAATAGGTAAATCAGATCCATTTTCCATAAAAATGCGAGCTGGCTTTTGATTAGGGTTTGTCCCATATTTCAACTCAAATTCTCTCATTTTATGCACTCACCCTTTCGTATTTATTCATAATCGAGCGTGTTTGCTTGCCTGTTTTCAAATCAAATTCATAGCACAAAAGGCTAATCTTGTTGTCTTTGTTCAACGACTCCCAAATTGCATTTTGCAGACAATTGATGCATGCAATGTCCCCTGTTATCTTTATTGGCTCTGAGTCAAAAGAAGGCAACGGATTGCCATCATCTACATAGGTTGTAATCAATCGTCCCTCTCCGGCTGGCACATCATCATAAAAGTAGAAAAATCTAGATGCTGCTTGCGATGATGAATCAGCACACTTCAAAATAGACATTGCAACGCCACCATTGCGAGTGTCAATCATCATTGAAATTCTTGGAGTGAAATTTGGAGCATCGTCTTCAAAAGTTCTTGTGAAAAGTGAGTTTTGAAATGCTTCGTTAGTGCTATCAGAACTATTTAGAGCTTCATAAATCGTGTCTGTTTGATCTCCATTCGTAATGATAGTAATTCCTTTTTCAACAACATCTAAAGATGCGTTGTAGATAATCAAATGAGGGTCTTCACACAAGGTATCATCAGCAGCAAGAGTTCTAACTCCAAGACCCGCGTAGTCTCCATCTGTTATTTCTTGAAAAACACGATTTCTGCTGTTAGAACTTCTTCCCATAATCCAATAGGCAGCAACGAGTCTCTCGTCAGACACTTTGTAAAAAACAAGCCCACGACCAGGATAGGTCTTGTTTTTCAGGTAGTTTTTTAAATCTGTCATGCTTTTTCCTTTATCTAGGCATCCAAATCGGAACAAACTTTAGCAAGAGCAACTGGTAACAACTTCCATTCTGCCTGTTCCATAATTCGCTTTTGAAGCGTTTCTGGGGTGTCACCATCGAGCACTTCCACGGCCTTTTGGGCAATAATTGGCCCTCCATCACATTCACAATTTACAAAATGAACAGTAGCCCCACTGACTTTCACTCCTCGCTGCAAAGCAGCTTCATGGACCTTTAATCCATAAAAGCCCTTTCCGCAAAAACTTGGAACCAAAGATGGGTGAACATTAATAATTCTATTTTCAAACTCACTAATGACAGTTTCATCAAGAATAGTCATGAACCCTGCAAGAACTACCACGTCAATGTTATTGTTTCTCAAAATGGAAACGAGAGCTTTGCCATAATCAGCAGTGCTCTCGAAATCTTTGCGCTTTAAAACTTCCGTTTTAATGTTGGCATTCTTTGCCCTGGTTAGAGCATATGCGTTTTCATTAGAAGAAAGAACAAGTTCAATTCGTCCATGTTCGATATTCCCAGCTTGCTGAGCATCAATTAGAGCTTGCAAGTTGGTGCCACCGCCTGAAACTAAAACTGCAACGTTAATCACACAAAGCTCACTTTCTCACCTGGAACTAATTTTCCAAGAACATGAGGAACATCACCATGCTTTTTTGCAATTTCGAAAACTTCTTCAACATTTTCAGGAGAAGATACAACACACATTCCAATTCCCATATTAAATGTGTTGTAGATGTCTCCATCTTCCATATTTGCAAGTGACTGCATTAATTTGAAAATTGGTTTAACAGGTACATTTGACAGCACAATTTCTGCACTCAAACCATCTCTTAGGCCACGCGGAATGTTTTCGATAAAACCTCCGCCAGTAATGTGCATAAATCCTTTTGATAGTCCACGCTTTGTCATCTCAAGCAATGAACCTACATAAATTTTTGTTGGCGTGATGAGCTCTTCGCCTAAAGTTTTTCCAAGCTCATCGTAGTGTTTGTTTAAATTATCTGGATTGTTGTCGATGTCAAAAATTTTTCGAACGAGCGAAAACCCATTAGAATGAACGCCAGATGATTCCAAGCCAATAATTACGTCGCCTTCAACTTGCTTGTCAGGCGAAATCATTTTATCAGCGTCAATTAGACCAACAGAAAAACCTGCCAAATCATATTCATTATCACCATAAAAACCAGGCATTTCAGCAGTTTCCCCACCAACAAGGGCACATCCTGCCATCACGCAGCCATCAGAAATGCCAGATACAATTTGTTCAATTTTTTCTGGTTCATTTTTTCCACATGCGATGTAGTCAAGAAACAAAAGAGGTTCAGCGCCTGCACAAGCAATGTCATTTACACACATCGCAACACAATCAATGCCTACTGTGTCATGTTTGTCAAGAATGTGCGCAATCTTTAGCTTGGTTCCAACACCGTCTGTGCCTGAAATGAGAGTAGGACTAGACATTCCAGAAACGTTATTTTTGATAGAAAAGGCTCCACCAAAACCTCCAAGGCCACCGACACATTCTTCACGTGTTGTTCTTGCAACATGCTTTTTTATGAGTTCAACAGCGCGATATCCCGCACAAACATCCACGCCTGCTTCGGCATATTTGCCCATCTAAATCAACTCCAAACCTTTATATTTTTTTTCCGGTGCCCGATTGGCTTAACGGGCGCATATGTGTTTCCACAACATTTGAATCTTTAATTTCAACAGGGTATTCATTATTAAAACAGCCTAAACAGAAACCACAATCAGAATTAATCGCAAGTTTTTTCGAATCCTCAAGTGATAAATATCCCAAACTATCGCATCCCAGAATGTCACGAATTTCATCATCGGACCTGTTTGTGGCTACTAACAAATCGGCATCAGGAACATCAGTTCCAAAAAAACAAGGATGCCTAAAAGGAGGTGAAGACACCCTAAAATGCACTTCCCTTGCTCCCGCTCGATAGAGAAGCTGAATAAGTCGCTTCGAAGTTGTGCCACGCACTATTGAATCGTCAACAAGCACTACACGCTTGTCTTTTATAGTTGAAGGAATAGGGTTTAGTTTAATTCGAACAGTGTTTGCTCTTTCTTTTTGTGACCCTTGGATAAAACTTCTGCCAACATATTTATTTTTAACAATGCCTGTTGCATATGGAATTCCACTTTCCTGGGCAAATCCTTGTGCAGCATCAAGACCCGAATCAGGAGCTCCAATAACAACATCAGCATCAGCTGGATGTGAACGTGCCAAAAGCTTTCCGGCTTCAACGCGTGATTCATGAACACACGTGTTCTCAATTATTGAATCAGGGCGTGCAAAATACATATATTCAAACACGCAAAGAGAGAACGGTGCAGTGTTGCACTTATCTTTAATTGAGCGCATTCCATCATAATCAATCACAATAATTTCGCCAGGAAGAACATCACGAAGAAGCTTAGCCCCAACAGTGTCAAGCGCACAGGACTCGCTTGCTATCGCATAACCACCACCCTCCAGTGTTCCAATGCACAAAGGTCTGATCCCATGAGGGTCTCTGACGGCAATCAACTTTGTTGCGCTCATCACAACGAGACAATAGGCCCCCTCAATTACATCCATGACCTTAAGAATTGCTGTTTCAATGTCTGGCGATTTGATTCTTGCCTGGGTGATTAAATGAGTAATTATTTCAGTGTCAGAAGTTCCGTGAAAAATAGAACCACTTTCCTCAAGTTTCATTCTCAATTCTTGAGCATTAGTGAGATTTCCATTGTGAGAAAGTGCAAGAGAGCCTTTAGAGTGATGGACAATCATAGGCTGAGCATTTGCCAGCGTTCGATGACCACTGGTCGCATATCGAACGTGTCCAGTTGCCATCTTCGCAGAACAGTCGAGACCTTCTAGCGCACGCTTTGTAAAAACGTCACTAACAAGCCCCATGCCTTTGTATCCGCTCAAAACGCCATCTACGTTTAACGCTATTCCGCAACTTTCCTGACCTCTGTGCTGAAGAGACAAAAGAGCGCGATAGGTTTCATATGGCAAATCCATGTCCCCGGCTTTATCATAGATTCCGAAAACGCCACATTCTTCTCCAAGTTTAACTTCTGGAGTAATGTCTAATTGTTTTGTCATTTTTTCTTTCTTTTATTAAAGGTAATAACTAACCGATGAGTCTTTTCATGACCTCCTGGTATGCTCCCTCTTCACCACCAAGATCGCGTCTAAAAAGGTCTTTATCTAGATGCTCTCCAGTTGATTTGTCCCAAAAACGACAAGTGTCTGGAGAGATTTCATCAGCGAGAATAATGGTCCCATCAGGGGTTCTTCCAAACTCAACCTTAAAATCAATCAATCGAATGTTTGCTGCATCCATAATTTCTTTTAGTAAGTCGTTTACCTTAAATGCATATTCAGTGATTTTGTCGATTTCATCCTGAGTGGCAAGACCTAAAGCCAACGCATAATAATGGTTAATTAACGGGTCGTGCAAATCGTCATTTTTATAGCTAAACTCTAAAATTGGGCACAAAAGTTCAGTTCCCTCTTCAACACCCATGCGTTTTGAAAAAGAGCCCGCAGCAACGTTTCTAATAATTACTTCAAGAGGCACAATCTCTACTTTTTTCACAAAAGTATCACGATCGTTAATTTCTTCAACATAGTGAGTCGGAATGCCTGACTTCTCAAACTTTTGCATAATTGCATTTGAAAGCTTGTTGTTAACTAGGCCTTTGTCTTTAATTGTGCCCTTTTTAGCACCGTCACCTGCCGTCGCATCATCTTTGTAATGAACCATCACAATGTTGTCGTCGTCGGTTGCAAAAACCTGTTTTGCCTTGCCCTCATAGAGCATTTCTTTTACTTCAAAACTCACTTTTCCTCCTAGAATTGCAGGTGATAAATTTAAAGCATCGACTGGAGCTGCTCATCTTTTGACAAAATGTCGTTAATTGTTTCATCCCTAAAATTATCGAGACTCAAAGCAAGCTCTTCATCGCTTAAAGCTAAAATTGATATTGTCAGATAGGCAGCATTTTTTGCACCGTCCACAGCAACTGTGGCAACCGGAAAACCACTAGGCATTTGAACAGTTGAAAGAAGCGCGTCAAGCCCATCCTCAATTCCCCCTGATAAAGGAAGACCAATCACAGGTAGAGTAGTGTTAGCCGCGAATGCTCCAGCCAAATGAGCAGCCATTCCAGCGGCGCAAATTATTACGCCAAAACCATTTTTCTTTGCCTCTTTAGCAGCCTTGGCAGCTTCGTTTGGAGTGCGATGTGCTGATATTACATGTGCCTCAAAATCTACATTGAATTTTTTTAAAATATCGCAACATTTTAGAACTTTGTCGGCGTCAGAAATAGACCCCATTACAACAAGAACGCGCTTGTGTGCAGACACAAATAACTCCTTTGAAACAAATTTGTAACAAGTAAACAATAGCAGTTCAGAGTGCATTTTTTAGCGAATTTCAACCACTATTTTTAAGTATAACCCACATTTAGCACAATTGAAACACAATCGAAATATGCAAACTCTAGACTAAAGATGTTGTTCAAAGAAAAAAACGAACTAAGAGGAGGAATCATGTCTTATATACAAGATGTTCTCGAGCAACTAGAAAAGAAAAATCCTGGACAACCAGAATTCATTCAAGCTGCATCTGAAGTTTTGACTTCACTTGAGCCAGTTATGGATCGTCATCCAGAATTTGAACAGGCAGCTCTTCTTGAACGCATCACAGAGCCAGAGAGAGTGGTAATGTTCCGTGTGCCATGGGTAGATGACAACGGCAAGGTTCAAGTAAATCGCGGCATGCGTGTTGAATTCAACAGCGCAATTGGACCATACAAAGGTGGTCTTCGTTTGCACCCAACAGTAAACCTTGGAATCATTAAATTCTTGGGCTTTGAACAAATTTTCAAAAACTCACTCACAACTCTTCCAATGGGCGGCGGTAAAGGTGGATCTGATTTCGATCCTAAAGGAAAGTCAGACATGGAAGTAATGCGCTTCTGCCAGTCATTTATGACAGAGCTTTGCAAGCACATTGGGCCAGACACCGACGTTCCAGCAGGTGACATTGGAACTGGCGGACGCGAAATCGGCTACATGTTTGGTCAATATAAGAGAATCAGGAATGAATTCACCGGAGTTTTAACTGGCAAAGGTCTAGAGTGGGGCGGATCTCTTGCAAGAACCGAAGCAACTGGCTATGGCCTTGTCTACATCGTATCAGAGCTATTAAGCACAAAGGGCGACAGCTTCGATGGAAAGACAGTTTGCATTTCAGGCTCTGGCAACGTTGCAATTTATGCTTGCGAAAAAGCTCAGCAACTAGGTGCTAAAGTTGTAACAATGAGCGACTCATCTGGTTGGGTTTATGACAAAGACGGCATTGATGTTGCTCTTGTTAAGCAAATCAAAGAAGTCGAACGCGGACGCATTTCTGAATATGCAGAGCGCAAATCAGGCGTTGAATATCATGAAGGTCGTGGTGTTTGGCAAGTTAAATGCGACATCGCTCTTCCTTGTGCAACACAAAACGAACTCTTAATTGAAGACGCAAAAGAACTTATCGCTAATGGTTGCCAAGTTGTCGCAGAAGGCGCTAACATGCCAACAACCTATGATGCAACGCTCGAGCTTCAAAACAACGGTGTTACTTTTCTCCCTGGTAAAGCTGCTAACGCTGGTGGTGTTGCAGTATCTGGTCTTGAAATGTCACAGAACTCTGAGCGTCTGTCTTGGACATTTGAGGAAGTAGATGAGAAACTCAAGAACATCATGAAGAGCATCTTTGCACAAATCGACGGTGCTGCTAAAGAATATGGTGTTGAAGGCAACTATGTTGCAGGTGCTAACATCGCAGGCTTCCTGAAGGTTGCAAAATCAATGATGGCTCAAGGAATCGTCTAATCAAAGTCTTGATTATCAAGCGGTTTTGGATAAACAACTTTTTGAACAAAGACGTTAGAATCCGAAACTGTAATTACACCAACACATTTTGGGTTTGGTGATCTGAAAACGAAAGTTTTACCAATTCGCCCCTCGGAAGTTTCTGAGGGGCTCTTTTCTTTTGTGCACAAAATCACGTCAATGCCTTCATAGGCTCCCAACATGTTAGACCGAGGAGCGATGCACATTATTAAGTCTGCTCCCATTTCTTTTAATTGATAAACATAGTCTTCAACATTTTTTTTTGTGCAATAGCTTGTGATAGAAAAAATTCCTAGTTTTTTAGTACCTAGATTAATTATCTGAGGTTCCTCAGAGTTTTCATATCGACTCATGTCTACAGTGATGAGGTCTGCCTTTTTGTCTATGTAGTCACATCTAACATCTGAAGTGTAAACAGGTTTTAATTTTGCTTCATATTCAATCAATTTTTGTTTAACAGCTTCACTATCGGAAGAGACATCGTTAGCTTTTTTTTCCTGTGTGCCCGTGTTTTCCTCGACGGATTCAGACTCAACATCTTCTGAAGACGACTTGCTAGCGTCGCCAAAAACAGAGGTTTCATCATCAGAATTTGATTTTTTCTGTTCTTCATCTGTTATGAGCTTTAAAGCATAAAGAGGATCTTTTACCGCAGACTCTTCGCCAGTGCCTTTGTAGACGATAGAATAACAAAAATCCATCGTTCCAATCGACTCATCAACTTTTGTGGCCGCAACATTGAAATTCACAACATTACTAAAATATAAAAAAATTACAACTCCAGCTAAAACAAGGGTCAGGGCAAACACAACTAAGGCGATTCGCTCACGTAATGAATTGCTTACCTCAAACTCTAAATTTTCTGTTTCAACTTCATTTGACATGTCCTACATAATTTACAACATCTTTTTCAAGAACTGCCCAGTATAGGAACGATTGCACTTGGCTACATCTTCCGGAGTACCACAAACAAGGATTTCACCACCACCACTGCCACCTTCAGGGCCAAGATCAACAATCCAGTCAGCGCTTTTTATGACATCTAAATTATGCTCAATAACCAAAACTGTGTTTCCTTTGTCAACCAGGGCTTGTAACACAGCGAGCAATTGTCTGACATCTTCAAAGTGAAGCCCCGTTGTTGGTTCATCAAGAATATAAAACGTTTTTCCTGTTTGCTTTTTTTGAAGCTCTGATGCAAGTTTTACGCGCTGCGCCTCGCCGCCTGAGAGAGTTGTTGCACCTTGACCAAGGCGAATGTATCCCAAACCAACGTCGTGAAGCGTTTGCAGTTTTCTTTTTATTGAAGGAATGTTGTGAAAAAATTCAAGTGCTTCATCAACTGTCATTTCTAAAACATCGTAAATGTTTTTTCCTCTGTAATAAACAGATAATGTTTCATTGTTGTAACGCTTTCCTCCGCATTGTTCACATGGCACATAAATATCAGGCAAAAAATGCATTTCAATTTTAATTTGACCGTCACCTTTACATGCTTCACAACGGCCATTTGCAACATTAAAGGAGAATCTACCTGGCCCAAACCCCTTAGCTTTAGAATCTGGAGTGCTTGCAAAAAGCTGGCGAATATCATCCCAAAGCCCTACATAGGTCGCAGGATTAGAGCGAGGAGTTCTGCCTATGGGGCTTTGATCTATAGAAATCAGCTTGTCTAATTTATCAAGACCAGTAATTTTTTTGTAGTCACCGCATTTTTTGTGTGCGTGGTTTAGTTTGTTACCAAGAACAGGCGCAAGAGTGTCGATAATGAGAGAACTCTTGCCTGAACCTGAAACGCCAGTGACAACAGTTAGCGTTCCCAAAGGAATTTTGACATTGACTGACTTTAGGTTGTTTTGTGTAGCCCCAGATAGTGTTAGATAACCCGATTTTGCCTTTCTTCTTTCATCGGGCACCTCAATTTTTCTTTTACCAGTTAAATAGTCGGCAGTAAGCGACTTTTTTGACTTCATGATTTTGTTAACATCGCCGCAAGCAACCACCTCACCGCCATTTTCACCAGCACGCGGTCCCATGTCTACGATGTAGTCTGCACTTCTAATTGTGTCCTCGTCATGCTCAACAACTACAACAGTGTTACCAAGGTCACGAAGATGTTTTAACTGCGCAATTAAACGATCGTTGTCTCGCTGATGAAGTCCAATCGATGGCTCATCTAAGATGTACAAAACTCCAACAAGACCTGAACCTATTTGGGTGGCAAGTCGAATTCTTTGGGATTCACCACCAGACAACGTGGAAGTTGCCCTGTCAAGAGTTAAATAGTCAAGACCCACGCTAACTAAAAAATTTAGCCTTGCACAAATTTCTTTCAAAATAGGATTTGCAATTTCGGCTTCTGCGCCCTCAAATTTTAAACTTGAAAAAAATTCAAGGCATTCTTTAGACGAAAGTTCGCAAACATCAATAATGGATTTACCATTTATTGTGACGGCCAGAATTTCTGGGCGCAAACGACGACCTTTGCACGTTTGACAAGGAACAATTGAAAAATAGCGGCTTAATTTTTCGCGCTGTTTGTCGCTCGATGCGTCCATATATCTTTCTTGAACAGCGCTAAGAATACCCTCCCAAGTCTTGTTCCAATAGGTGTTTCTGCCATCAAGTGTGTGGTAGTCAACACGCACTGGCACATCGCCAAGCCCAAACATCAAAGCATTTCTTGTCGCCTTCTTTAGTTTTTTATAGGGAGTCAAAGGTGATTCTCCCATGTGTTTTAACACAGCCCTAATAAGCTGTGGATAATAGTTTCCGCTCCTAAAAGGCTCAATCGCACCTTCTGATATTGATAAATTTTGATCAGGCACAATTAAGTCAACGTCAGGCTCTTCTCTTGAACCAATACCCAAACAATCAGGACATGAACCATATGGTGAATTAAATGAAAAATCACGCGGCTCCAATTTGTTTAGAGAAAAACCATGTTCAGGACATGCAAGAGAAAGTGAGAAAAGATGCTCGTCAGAAGGCAACTCCATTCTTGCCCCACTTGAAATAGAATCGACATTCACATCTTGTTTTGTCTTGTCAGTAACTTTAACCAAAACCTGTTTATCAGATATTCTTGTAGCGTTTTCAATAGCCTCAGCCAAACGAGAAGTGTTTTTGTCATTAATTTTTACGCGGTCTAAAACAACATCAATAAAGTGCTTTACTTGTTTGTCAAGTTTTATGGGCTCGCCATCAAGCTTTTGAATTTTTCCATTAATTCGAACGCGTGTGAATCCCTCTTTTAGAAGGTCGGCAAAGAGCTTTGTGAACTCCCCTTTCCTACCTGTGACAACAGGAGCCATAACAATAGCAACAGAATTCTCATCAAGTCCAAGCTTTAAGACTTCATCAACAATTTGATCTGTTGTTTGCTCTTTAACAACTTTTCCACAAACTGGACAATGCGCAACACCACATCTTGCATATAAAAGACGCAGGTAATCATAGATTTCTGTGGTCGTGCCAACGGTGGAACGAGGGTTTTTCGACGTTGTTTTCTGATCTATTGAAACTGCTGGTGAGAGTCCATCAATCGAATCGACATCTGGCTTGTTTGCCTGCCCTAGAAACATTCGCGCGTAGGAGCTTAGTGATTCAACATAGCGGCGCTGTCCTTCTGCATAAATCGTATCAAAAGCCAAAGATGACTTGCCAGAACCAGAAAGGCCTGTAATTACAACAAATTTATCACGAGGAATTGTGACATCTATGTTCTTTAGGTTGTGCTGCCGCGCACCTTTAACGACAATGTTTTTATTAGCCATGTTCACTACTTTCACGTTTTTATCAATCGAAAAGTAAACCAACCCTCGATTATAGTCTCCATTTAAAAATGTATTAGCTTAGACATTGGAATATAAACTGCAAGTTTACATTCAACTCACCCTTTTCATCTGAACAAAAATTAAAATGAAGCATGCATTAACTGCAATTTATTTGTCTTCATATCAATCTTAGAAAAACTTTAAGATAACACCTGTAATGCCTCACGACTTTCTAGCTTAAAAAAAGCAGCAAGTCAGAGAGAGAAAAAACTAATCTACTACCCACGAGGATGAGCCAGTTTGTGTGCTTCAAGAAGTTTAGCAGAAGAAATGTGAGTGTATATTTGTGTTGTGGAAAGGTCAACATGCCCAAGCATTTCCTGCACACTTTTCAAATCAGCGCCACCATTTAGACAGTCGGTTGCAAATGAGTGCCTCAGAACATGGGGCGAATAGGACGCATCAAGATTGGCTTTAATCAATGTTTGCTTAAACATTTTTCGAATTGCATTAGTTGAAAACTTTTTGCCAGTGTTTGAAATGAAAAACAAATCATTAGTTGAACCGTTCAAAAGGACATCTCTTGATTTATCGAGATATAACTTTAAACTTTTAAGACACAAATTGTGAAGTGGGACAATCCTCTCTTTTGAACCTTTGCCGAATAGTCTCACTTGTTGTGATTGAAAATCAACTGAAGTAATTTTTAAATCAGACACTTCTGACACACGAGAACCGCAAGCATAAATAAACTCAAGAAGTTCCTGGTCGCGAATGTCTTTTACGTCATCAGAATTCACGTGAACTTTTAATAAAGCAGCAATTTCATCGGCATTCATAACTCTTGGGAGCTTAGATTCTTTCTTAGGGCAAACTATTCCAACAACAGGGTCAGAACTTGTTGCTCCTTGCAAATTCAAGTAGCGATAAAAAGATCGAATCGAGGAGAGATGTCTATTAAGAGTGGCTTTGGCTAGCCCTTGAGATGTTAATCGGCCTAAATATTGCCTAAATTGAACGCGACTTAAACATAGTGGATCGAATTCATTGGCCTCGCACCATTCTAAAAAATTTCGCACATCGATTTCGTAGTTTCTGATTGTGTGATTCGATTTAGTTTCAACAACTAATAAAGAATTGCAGAAATTTTCAAGCATCTCTTCATGAGAATCTTCAAGACCTACTAAGAAATTGCTCAATAGATCAGACATCTACATAATCCCAAGATCTGCTAGCTGCTCAACATATTGATTTAGGGCTGCGAGGCCTCTTGATTGATATTCTGAATAACGAAGTTGTTTATTTTTTATTTTTGTATC
This portion of the Phoenicibacter congonensis genome encodes:
- a CDS encoding phosphoribosylaminoimidazolecarboxamide formyltransferase, which encodes MREFELKYGTNPNQKPARIFMENGSDLPIDILNGHPGYINFLDAFNSWQLVRNLKEATGIPAATSFKHVSPAGAAIGLALDDSLRAMYHVDKDAELSPLACAYSRARGADRMSSFGDWIALSDVCDVPTAMLIKHEVSDGIIAPGYEDKALEILKSKKKGNYNVVKIDPDYVPAKQEKRSVFGVTFEQGRQDLEINAVTMLSSIVTENKNISDEQKRDLIIALITLKYTQSNSVCYVQDGQTIGVGAGQQSRIHCTRLAGNKADYWQLRHMDKVLNLPFRDDVAKPNIDNAIDVYLGDHPEDVIGEEVWSETFTSKPEPLTKEEKEEYLSHVSGVSLASDAFFPFGDNIERAQRSGVTAIVEPGGSIRDQQVIDTCNRFGIAMAFCGIRLFHH
- the purN gene encoding phosphoribosylglycinamide formyltransferase, producing MINVAVLVSGGGTNLQALIDAQQAGNIEHGRIELVLSSNENAYALTRAKNANIKTEVLKRKDFESTADYGKALVSILRNNNIDVVVLAGFMTILDETVISEFENRIINVHPSLVPSFCGKGFYGLKVHEAALQRGVKVSGATVHFVNCECDGGPIIAQKAVEVLDGDTPETLQKRIMEQAEWKLLPVALAKVCSDLDA
- the purD gene encoding phosphoribosylamine--glycine ligase translates to MKILVVGGGGREHAIIRALKKSDGVDEIWCAPGNGGISYDAKIEPIASTDVDSMVKFAKDNEIDYVIVAQDDPLALGMVDALAEVGIPAFGPDKHAARIEASKAFSKDLMKKYNIPTAAFETFDDAQAAFGYINSLEKFPVVLKADGLALGKGVLICQTKKEALSGIQEIMVDKHFGDAGNKIVVEEFLTGPEVSVLSFCDGKTCIPMISSQDHKRAHDGDTGLNTGGMGVIAPNPYYTSEVAKVCEETIFKPTLKAMEDEGCPFKGCLYFGLMITEDGPKVIEYNARFGDPEAQVVLPLLQGDFLKICKACTEGTLDDVDFSFSDKSSAIVIVASGGYPQSYAKGKVITGLTNGQIADCEYDNVHVIHAGTKIIDGQLVTNGGRVLGVVSVSNSLKEALDDAYSEIDKIKFEDAFYRHDIGAKALACLNS
- the purF gene encoding amidophosphoribosyltransferase; this translates as MTKQLDITPEVKLGEECGVFGIYDKAGDMDLPYETYRALLSLQHRGQESCGIALNVDGVLSGYKGMGLVSDVFTKRALEGLDCSAKMATGHVRYATSGHRTLANAQPMIVHHSKGSLALSHNGNLTNAQELRMKLEESGSIFHGTSDTEIITHLITQARIKSPDIETAILKVMDVIEGAYCLVVMSATKLIAVRDPHGIRPLCIGTLEGGGYAIASESCALDTVGAKLLRDVLPGEIIVIDYDGMRSIKDKCNTAPFSLCVFEYMYFARPDSIIENTCVHESRVEAGKLLARSHPADADVVIGAPDSGLDAAQGFAQESGIPYATGIVKNKYVGRSFIQGSQKERANTVRIKLNPIPSTIKDKRVVLVDDSIVRGTTSKRLIQLLYRAGAREVHFRVSSPPFRHPCFFGTDVPDADLLVATNRSDDEIRDILGCDSLGYLSLEDSKKLAINSDCGFCLGCFNNEYPVEIKDSNVVETHMRPLSQSGTGKKI
- the purM gene encoding phosphoribosylformylglycinamidine cyclo-ligase is translated as MGKYAEAGVDVCAGYRAVELIKKHVARTTREECVGGLGGFGGAFSIKNNVSGMSSPTLISGTDGVGTKLKIAHILDKHDTVGIDCVAMCVNDIACAGAEPLLFLDYIACGKNEPEKIEQIVSGISDGCVMAGCALVGGETAEMPGFYGDNEYDLAGFSVGLIDADKMISPDKQVEGDVIIGLESSGVHSNGFSLVRKIFDIDNNPDNLNKHYDELGKTLGEELITPTKIYVGSLLEMTKRGLSKGFMHITGGGFIENIPRGLRDGLSAEIVLSNVPVKPIFKLMQSLANMEDGDIYNTFNMGIGMCVVSSPENVEEVFEIAKKHGDVPHVLGKLVPGEKVSFV
- a CDS encoding IMP cyclohydrolase, producing MTDLKNYLKNKTYPGRGLVFYKVSDERLVAAYWIMGRSSNSRNRVFQEITDGDYAGLGVRTLAADDTLCEDPHLIIYNASLDVVEKGITIITNGDQTDTIYEALNSSDSTNEAFQNSLFTRTFEDDAPNFTPRISMMIDTRNGGVAMSILKCADSSSQAASRFFYFYDDVPAGEGRLITTYVDDGNPLPSFDSEPIKITGDIACINCLQNAIWESLNKDNKISLLCYEFDLKTGKQTRSIMNKYERVSA